In Aridibaculum aurantiacum, the following proteins share a genomic window:
- the hpt gene encoding hypoxanthine phosphoribosyltransferase codes for MPGTIKVHDKEFVPYISQEEITYKVKELAAQLNADYAGKRPLFISVLNGSFMFSADLFKYLTIDAEICFIKLASYKGTKSTGHVITAIGLDTDITGRDIIILEDIIDTGKTINQFLPQVRNQQPSSLKVAVLLHKPEATVFPIDIDYVCFTIPNKFVLGYGLDYDGLGRNLGQLYQLKLD; via the coding sequence ATGCCAGGCACCATAAAGGTTCACGATAAAGAGTTCGTTCCCTATATTTCACAAGAAGAGATTACTTATAAAGTAAAAGAACTTGCAGCGCAGTTAAATGCTGATTACGCAGGTAAGCGTCCTTTGTTCATATCAGTTCTCAACGGCTCTTTCATGTTCTCGGCGGACCTCTTTAAGTACCTGACCATTGATGCAGAAATCTGTTTTATCAAACTAGCTTCTTACAAAGGAACCAAAAGCACAGGTCATGTGATCACGGCTATTGGCCTTGACACTGATATTACAGGCCGCGACATCATCATCCTGGAAGACATCATTGATACAGGTAAAACCATCAACCAATTCCTTCCGCAGGTTCGCAATCAACAACCTTCCTCGCTAAAAGTAGCCGTGCTGCTACACAAGCCCGAAGCCACAGTATTTCCCATTGATATCGATTATGTCTGCTTTACAATTCCTAATAAGTTTGTATTAGGCTATGGCCTTGACTACGATGGCTTAGGCAGAAACCTGGGCCAGCTTTACCAATTGAAGCTAGATTAG
- a CDS encoding glucosaminidase domain-containing protein — MKKFLKLVSTLLATILLLFPAIAQNEKDRVANYINQYKDLAIAEMLRTGIPASIKLAQGILETGGGQSELANVGNNHFGIKCKTEWTGDRMFHDDDAKGECFRKYESPDQSYRDHSDFLRNRAHYAFLFKLDPTDYEGWAKGLKKAGYATNPAYPQRLMKIIVENNLQHFTLLALQKQQHREQELFATNNTQPARQQEVVAHTPQKNNERPATATLTVEQKATVALSAAKSRYNYNEPFTINEVKVLYAQAGTSLLALANKHNVTLKKLLEFNDLKDDGIMVADQLVYLSKKAKRGSKEVHIVEANETLYDIAQKEGVQLQSLLEFNRLQKGMEPAVGEKIFLKAPSPSTPKLASTSFSTKQVTMK, encoded by the coding sequence ATGAAAAAATTCCTGAAGCTTGTCTCCACGCTGCTGGCCACTATTTTATTATTATTTCCAGCGATTGCCCAAAATGAAAAAGATCGTGTTGCTAACTACATTAACCAGTACAAAGACCTCGCCATTGCTGAGATGCTGCGTACCGGGATTCCCGCTTCTATAAAATTAGCCCAGGGAATTTTGGAAACTGGCGGCGGACAAAGTGAACTGGCGAATGTTGGCAACAACCATTTTGGCATTAAATGCAAAACCGAGTGGACCGGCGACCGCATGTTTCATGATGACGACGCAAAAGGTGAATGCTTCCGTAAATATGAATCTCCTGATCAATCTTATCGCGATCACTCTGATTTTCTGCGCAATAGAGCGCATTATGCTTTTCTTTTTAAACTGGATCCAACCGATTATGAGGGTTGGGCAAAGGGCTTAAAGAAAGCTGGCTATGCTACCAACCCAGCTTACCCGCAGCGTTTGATGAAGATTATTGTTGAGAACAACCTGCAGCATTTTACTTTGCTGGCGTTGCAAAAACAACAGCATAGAGAACAAGAATTATTTGCTACGAACAATACCCAGCCTGCAAGGCAACAGGAAGTAGTGGCACATACTCCACAAAAAAATAACGAGCGTCCAGCTACTGCCACACTAACTGTGGAACAGAAAGCAACCGTAGCATTATCGGCTGCAAAAAGTAGGTACAATTACAATGAACCTTTTACCATTAACGAAGTAAAAGTGCTGTATGCACAGGCTGGAACTTCACTACTGGCTTTAGCCAACAAGCATAATGTAACGCTGAAAAAGCTGCTTGAATTCAACGACCTCAAGGATGATGGTATTATGGTAGCCGACCAATTAGTTTACCTGAGCAAAAAAGCAAAACGCGGCAGCAAAGAAGTTCATATAGTAGAGGCTAATGAAACTTTATATGATATCGCCCAGAAAGAAGGCGTTCAACTACAGAGCCTTTTAGAATTCAACAGGCTGCAAAAAGGAATGGAACCTGCTGTAGGTGAAAAGATCTTCTTGAAAGCGCCATCTCCATCTACACCTAAACTTGCTTCAACAAGTTTTTCTACGAAGCAGGTTACAATGAAATAA